A single Pan troglodytes isolate AG18354 chromosome 19, NHGRI_mPanTro3-v2.0_pri, whole genome shotgun sequence DNA region contains:
- the HROB gene encoding homologous recombination OB-fold protein isoform X3, giving the protein MACSLQKLFAVEEEFEDEDFLSAVEDAENRFTGSLPVNAGRLRPVSSRPQETVQAQSSRLLLLHPTAPSEALGLPDLDLCLPASSTPSADSRPSCIGAAPLRPVSTSSSWIGNQRRVTVTEVLREPARPQSSALYPLLTFESQQQQVGGFEGPEQDEFDKVLASMELEEPGMELECGVSSEAIPILPAQQQEGSVLAKKARVVDLSGSCQKGPVPATHKAGIMSAQDESLDPVIQCRTPRPPLRPGAVGHLPVPTALTVPTQQPHWEVCPQRSPVQALQPLQAARGTIQSSLQNRFPCQPFQSPSSWLSGKAHLPRPRTPNSSCSTPSRTSSGLFPRIPLQPQAPVSSIGSPVGTPKGPHSSLGPQGALQTPIVTNHLVQLVTAASRTPQQPTHPSTRAKTRRFPGPAGILPHQSGRSLEDIMVSAPQTPTHGALAKFQTEYFFSAVAPQICQSISDPKQQILSGFKACINIVASSQASVEEDFGRGPWLTMKSALGLDERDPSCFLCTYSIVMVLRKQAALKQLPRNKVPNMAVMIKSLTRSTMDASVVFKDPTGEMQGTVHRLLLETRQNELKPGSVLLLKQIGVFSPSLRNHYLNVTPNNLVHIYSPDSGDGSFLKPSQPFPKDSGSFQHDVAAKPEEGFRTAQNLEAEASPEEELPEADDLDGLLSELPEDFFCGTSS; this is encoded by the exons gcgTGCAGTTTGCAGAAGCTGTTTGCTGTGGAAGAGGAGTTTGAAGATGAG GATTTCTTGTCTGCTGTGGAGGATGCAGAGAACCGGTTTACTGGCTCACTGCCTGTGAATGCTGGGCGCCTGAGACCTGTCTCTTCTAGGCCACAGGAGACTGTGCAGGCACAGTCCTCCAGGCTGCTGCTGTTACACCCCACTGCTCCCTCAGAGGCTTTGGGCCTGCCAGACTtggacctctgcctccctgcctccagcacGCCCAGTGCCGACAGCCGTCCATCATGCATAGGAGCAGCTCCCCTAAGGCCTGTCTCTACTTCCAGCAGCTGGATTGGCAATCAGAGAAGAGTGACAGTGACAGAAGTGCTCAGAGAGCCAGCAAGACCTCAGTCCTCAGCCTTATACCCCCTACTCACCTTTGAGAGCCAACAGCAGCAAGTTGGTGGCTTTGAGGGGCCTGAACAAGACGAATTTGATAAAGTCCTGGCAAGCATGGAGTTGGAGGAGCCTGGCATGGAGCTGGAATGTGGAGTCAGCAGTGAGGCCATACCAATCCTGCCTGCCCAGCAGCAGGAGGGTTCAGTATTGGCTAAAAAAGCCCGGGTAGTTGATCTGAGTGGATCTTGCCAGAAGGGGCCTGTGCCTGCCACCCACAAAGCGGGTATCATGTCCGCCCAGGATGAGTCTCTAGATCCTGTCATCCAATGTAGGACTCCACGACCCCCCTTGAGACCTGGTGCTGTGGGTCACCTTCCTGTTCCAACTGCCTTAACAGTTCCCACTCAGCAACCCCACTGGGAAGTCTGTCCACAACGCTCCCCTGTTCAAGCACTTCAGCCTCTCCAAGCTGCTAGAGGGACCATTCAGAGCAGCCTTCAAAATCGTTTCCCTTGTCAGCCATTCCAGTCTCCAAGTTCCTGGTTAAGTGGCAAAGCTCATTTACCCAGACCTCGAACTCCCAACTCAAGCTGTTCTACTCCCTCAAGGACTAGCTCTGGATTATTTCCTCGGATACCCTTACAACCCCAAGCTCCAGTGTCTTCCATTGGGTCTCCTGTTGGTACCCCAAAAGGTCCCCATTCCTCCCTGGGTCCCCAGGGAGCTCTGCAGACACCCATAGTCACCAACCACCTGGTGCAGCTAGTCACTGCTGCCAGCCGGACACCCCAGCAGCCCACCCATCCCTCCACCCGAGCCAAAACTCGCCGTTTCCCCGGCCCAGCTGGGATCCTGCCTCACCAG AGTGGGAGAAGTCTGGAGGATATCATGGTTTCCGCGCCCCAAACTCCGACCCATGGTGCTCTGGCTAAATTCCAGACAGAG TATTTTTTCTCTGCTGTAGCTCCGCAGATCTGCCAGTCCATTTCAGATCCAAAGCAGCAGATACTCTCTGGATTCAAAGCATGTATTAAT ATTGTTGCTAGTTCCCAGGCATCTGTGGAGGAGGATTTTGGGCGAGGGCCCTGGCTGACCATGAAATCCGCGCTAGGCCTGGATGAGAGAGACCCTAGCTGCTTCCTCTGTACCTACAGCATTGTCATGGTGCTGCGCAAG CAGGCAGCCCTGAAGCAGCTTCCTAGGAACAAGGTCCCCAACATGGCGGTGATGATCAAGTCCCTGACTCGGAGCACAATGGACGCCAGTGTGGTTTTCAAGGACCCCACGG GAGAGATGCAGGGGACGGTGCACAGGTTGCTGCTGGAGACGCGCCAGAATGAGCTGAAGCCTGGCTCAGTGCTGCTGCTGAAGCAG ATTGGAGTGTTTTCTCCTTCACTTCGAAATCACTACCTCAACGTGACACCCAACAACCTGGTCCATATTTACAGCCCGGATTCTGGGGATGGGAGCTTCCTCAAGCCATCTCAGCCCTTCCCCAAG GATTCAGGGAGCTTCCAGCATGATGTGGCTGCAAAGCCCGAGGAAGGCTTCAGAACAGCAcagaacctggaggcagaggcgtCCCCTGAGGAAGAACTCCCAGAAGCAG
- the HROB gene encoding homologous recombination OB-fold protein isoform X10 has translation MACSLQKLFAVEEEFEDEDFLSAVEDAENRFTGSLPVNAGRLRPVSSRPQETVQAQSSRLLLLHPTAPSEALGLPDLDLCLPASSTPSADSRPSCIGAAPLRPVSTSSSWIGNQRRVTVTEVLREPARPQSSALYPLLTFESQQQQVGGFEGPEQDEFDKVLASMELEEPGMELECGVSSEAIPILPAQQQEGSVLAKKARVVDLSGSCQKGPVPATHKAGIMSAQDESLDPVIQCRTPRPPLRPGAVGHLPVPTALTVPTQQPHWEVCPQRSPVQALQPLQAARGTIQSSLQNRFPCQPFQSPSSWLSGKAHLPRPRTPNSSCSTPSRTSSGLFPRIPLQPQAPVSSIGSPVGTPKGPHSSLGPQGALQTPIVTNHLVQLVTAASRTPQQPTHPSTRAKTRRFPGPAGILPHQSGRSLEDIMVSAPQTPTHGALAKFQTEAALKQLPRNKVPNMAVMIKSLTRSTMDASVVFKDPTGEMQGTVHRLLLETRQNELKPGSVLLLKQIGVFSPSLRNHYLNVTPNNLVHIYSPDSGDGSFLKPSQPFPKDSGSFQHDVAAKPEEGFRTAQNLEAEASPEEELPEADDLDGLLSELPEDFFCGTSS, from the exons gcgTGCAGTTTGCAGAAGCTGTTTGCTGTGGAAGAGGAGTTTGAAGATGAG GATTTCTTGTCTGCTGTGGAGGATGCAGAGAACCGGTTTACTGGCTCACTGCCTGTGAATGCTGGGCGCCTGAGACCTGTCTCTTCTAGGCCACAGGAGACTGTGCAGGCACAGTCCTCCAGGCTGCTGCTGTTACACCCCACTGCTCCCTCAGAGGCTTTGGGCCTGCCAGACTtggacctctgcctccctgcctccagcacGCCCAGTGCCGACAGCCGTCCATCATGCATAGGAGCAGCTCCCCTAAGGCCTGTCTCTACTTCCAGCAGCTGGATTGGCAATCAGAGAAGAGTGACAGTGACAGAAGTGCTCAGAGAGCCAGCAAGACCTCAGTCCTCAGCCTTATACCCCCTACTCACCTTTGAGAGCCAACAGCAGCAAGTTGGTGGCTTTGAGGGGCCTGAACAAGACGAATTTGATAAAGTCCTGGCAAGCATGGAGTTGGAGGAGCCTGGCATGGAGCTGGAATGTGGAGTCAGCAGTGAGGCCATACCAATCCTGCCTGCCCAGCAGCAGGAGGGTTCAGTATTGGCTAAAAAAGCCCGGGTAGTTGATCTGAGTGGATCTTGCCAGAAGGGGCCTGTGCCTGCCACCCACAAAGCGGGTATCATGTCCGCCCAGGATGAGTCTCTAGATCCTGTCATCCAATGTAGGACTCCACGACCCCCCTTGAGACCTGGTGCTGTGGGTCACCTTCCTGTTCCAACTGCCTTAACAGTTCCCACTCAGCAACCCCACTGGGAAGTCTGTCCACAACGCTCCCCTGTTCAAGCACTTCAGCCTCTCCAAGCTGCTAGAGGGACCATTCAGAGCAGCCTTCAAAATCGTTTCCCTTGTCAGCCATTCCAGTCTCCAAGTTCCTGGTTAAGTGGCAAAGCTCATTTACCCAGACCTCGAACTCCCAACTCAAGCTGTTCTACTCCCTCAAGGACTAGCTCTGGATTATTTCCTCGGATACCCTTACAACCCCAAGCTCCAGTGTCTTCCATTGGGTCTCCTGTTGGTACCCCAAAAGGTCCCCATTCCTCCCTGGGTCCCCAGGGAGCTCTGCAGACACCCATAGTCACCAACCACCTGGTGCAGCTAGTCACTGCTGCCAGCCGGACACCCCAGCAGCCCACCCATCCCTCCACCCGAGCCAAAACTCGCCGTTTCCCCGGCCCAGCTGGGATCCTGCCTCACCAG AGTGGGAGAAGTCTGGAGGATATCATGGTTTCCGCGCCCCAAACTCCGACCCATGGTGCTCTGGCTAAATTCCAGACAGAG GCAGCCCTGAAGCAGCTTCCTAGGAACAAGGTCCCCAACATGGCGGTGATGATCAAGTCCCTGACTCGGAGCACAATGGACGCCAGTGTGGTTTTCAAGGACCCCACGG GAGAGATGCAGGGGACGGTGCACAGGTTGCTGCTGGAGACGCGCCAGAATGAGCTGAAGCCTGGCTCAGTGCTGCTGCTGAAGCAG ATTGGAGTGTTTTCTCCTTCACTTCGAAATCACTACCTCAACGTGACACCCAACAACCTGGTCCATATTTACAGCCCGGATTCTGGGGATGGGAGCTTCCTCAAGCCATCTCAGCCCTTCCCCAAG GATTCAGGGAGCTTCCAGCATGATGTGGCTGCAAAGCCCGAGGAAGGCTTCAGAACAGCAcagaacctggaggcagaggcgtCCCCTGAGGAAGAACTCCCAGAAGCAG
- the HROB gene encoding homologous recombination OB-fold protein isoform X4: protein MACSLQKLFAVEEEFEDEDFLSAVEDAENRFTGSLPVNAGRLRPVSSRPQETVQAQSSRLLLLHPTAPSEALGLPDLDLCLPASSTPSADSRPSCIGAAPLRPVSTSSSWIGNQRRVTVTEVLREPARPQSSALYPLLTFESQQQQVGGFEGPEQDEFDKVLASMELEEPGMELECGVSSEAIPILPAQQQEGSVLAKKARVVDLSGSCQKGPVPATHKAGIMSAQDESLDPVIQCRTPRPPLRPGAVGHLPVPTALTVPTQQPHWEVCPQRSPVQALQPLQAARGTIQSSLQNRFPCQPFQSPSSWLSGKAHLPRPRTPNSSCSTPSRTSSGLFPRIPLQPQAPVSSIGSPVGTPKGPHSSLGPQGALQTPIVTNHLVQLVTAASRTPQQPTHPSTRAKTRRFPGPAGILPHQSGRSLEDIMVSAPQTPTHGALAKFQTEYFFSAVAPQICQSISDPKQQILSGFKACINIVASSQASVEEDFGRGPWLTMKSALGLDERDPSCFLCTYSIVMVLRKAALKQLPRNKVPNMAVMIKSLTRSTMDASVVFKDPTGEMQGTVHRLLLETRQNELKPGSVLLLKQIGVFSPSLRNHYLNVTPNNLVHIYSPDSGDGSFLKPSQPFPKDSGSFQHDVAAKPEEGFRTAQNLEAEASPEEELPEADDLDGLLSELPEDFFCGTSS, encoded by the exons gcgTGCAGTTTGCAGAAGCTGTTTGCTGTGGAAGAGGAGTTTGAAGATGAG GATTTCTTGTCTGCTGTGGAGGATGCAGAGAACCGGTTTACTGGCTCACTGCCTGTGAATGCTGGGCGCCTGAGACCTGTCTCTTCTAGGCCACAGGAGACTGTGCAGGCACAGTCCTCCAGGCTGCTGCTGTTACACCCCACTGCTCCCTCAGAGGCTTTGGGCCTGCCAGACTtggacctctgcctccctgcctccagcacGCCCAGTGCCGACAGCCGTCCATCATGCATAGGAGCAGCTCCCCTAAGGCCTGTCTCTACTTCCAGCAGCTGGATTGGCAATCAGAGAAGAGTGACAGTGACAGAAGTGCTCAGAGAGCCAGCAAGACCTCAGTCCTCAGCCTTATACCCCCTACTCACCTTTGAGAGCCAACAGCAGCAAGTTGGTGGCTTTGAGGGGCCTGAACAAGACGAATTTGATAAAGTCCTGGCAAGCATGGAGTTGGAGGAGCCTGGCATGGAGCTGGAATGTGGAGTCAGCAGTGAGGCCATACCAATCCTGCCTGCCCAGCAGCAGGAGGGTTCAGTATTGGCTAAAAAAGCCCGGGTAGTTGATCTGAGTGGATCTTGCCAGAAGGGGCCTGTGCCTGCCACCCACAAAGCGGGTATCATGTCCGCCCAGGATGAGTCTCTAGATCCTGTCATCCAATGTAGGACTCCACGACCCCCCTTGAGACCTGGTGCTGTGGGTCACCTTCCTGTTCCAACTGCCTTAACAGTTCCCACTCAGCAACCCCACTGGGAAGTCTGTCCACAACGCTCCCCTGTTCAAGCACTTCAGCCTCTCCAAGCTGCTAGAGGGACCATTCAGAGCAGCCTTCAAAATCGTTTCCCTTGTCAGCCATTCCAGTCTCCAAGTTCCTGGTTAAGTGGCAAAGCTCATTTACCCAGACCTCGAACTCCCAACTCAAGCTGTTCTACTCCCTCAAGGACTAGCTCTGGATTATTTCCTCGGATACCCTTACAACCCCAAGCTCCAGTGTCTTCCATTGGGTCTCCTGTTGGTACCCCAAAAGGTCCCCATTCCTCCCTGGGTCCCCAGGGAGCTCTGCAGACACCCATAGTCACCAACCACCTGGTGCAGCTAGTCACTGCTGCCAGCCGGACACCCCAGCAGCCCACCCATCCCTCCACCCGAGCCAAAACTCGCCGTTTCCCCGGCCCAGCTGGGATCCTGCCTCACCAG AGTGGGAGAAGTCTGGAGGATATCATGGTTTCCGCGCCCCAAACTCCGACCCATGGTGCTCTGGCTAAATTCCAGACAGAG TATTTTTTCTCTGCTGTAGCTCCGCAGATCTGCCAGTCCATTTCAGATCCAAAGCAGCAGATACTCTCTGGATTCAAAGCATGTATTAAT ATTGTTGCTAGTTCCCAGGCATCTGTGGAGGAGGATTTTGGGCGAGGGCCCTGGCTGACCATGAAATCCGCGCTAGGCCTGGATGAGAGAGACCCTAGCTGCTTCCTCTGTACCTACAGCATTGTCATGGTGCTGCGCAAG GCAGCCCTGAAGCAGCTTCCTAGGAACAAGGTCCCCAACATGGCGGTGATGATCAAGTCCCTGACTCGGAGCACAATGGACGCCAGTGTGGTTTTCAAGGACCCCACGG GAGAGATGCAGGGGACGGTGCACAGGTTGCTGCTGGAGACGCGCCAGAATGAGCTGAAGCCTGGCTCAGTGCTGCTGCTGAAGCAG ATTGGAGTGTTTTCTCCTTCACTTCGAAATCACTACCTCAACGTGACACCCAACAACCTGGTCCATATTTACAGCCCGGATTCTGGGGATGGGAGCTTCCTCAAGCCATCTCAGCCCTTCCCCAAG GATTCAGGGAGCTTCCAGCATGATGTGGCTGCAAAGCCCGAGGAAGGCTTCAGAACAGCAcagaacctggaggcagaggcgtCCCCTGAGGAAGAACTCCCAGAAGCAG
- the HROB gene encoding homologous recombination OB-fold protein isoform X8, translating to MACSLQKLFAVEEEFEDEDFLSAVEDAENRFTGSLPVNAGRLRPVSSRPQETVQAQSSRLLLLHPTAPSEALGLPDLDLCLPASSTPSADSRPSCIGAAPLRPVSTSSSWIGNQRRVTVTEVLREPARPQSSALYPLLTFESQQQQVGGFEGPEQDEFDKVLASMELEEPGMELECGVSSEAIPILPAQQQEGSVLAKKARVVDLSGSCQKGPVPATHKAGIMSAQDESLDPVIQCRTPRPPLRPGAVGHLPVPTALTVPTQQPHWEVCPQRSPVQALQPLQAARGTIQSSLQNRFPCQPFQSPSSWLSGKAHLPRPRTPNSSCSTPSRTSSGLFPRIPLQPQAPVSSIGSPVGTPKGPHSSLGPQGALQTPIVTNHLVQLVTAASRTPQQPTHPSTRAKTRRFPGPAGILPHQSGRSLEDIMVSAPQTPTHGALAKFQTEIVASSQASVEEDFGRGPWLTMKSALGLDERDPSCFLCTYSIVMVLRKAALKQLPRNKVPNMAVMIKSLTRSTMDASVVFKDPTGEMQGTVHRLLLETRQNELKPGSVLLLKQIGVFSPSLRNHYLNVTPNNLVHIYSPDSGDGSFLKPSQPFPKDSGSFQHDVAAKPEEGFRTAQNLEAEASPEEELPEADDLDGLLSELPEDFFCGTSS from the exons gcgTGCAGTTTGCAGAAGCTGTTTGCTGTGGAAGAGGAGTTTGAAGATGAG GATTTCTTGTCTGCTGTGGAGGATGCAGAGAACCGGTTTACTGGCTCACTGCCTGTGAATGCTGGGCGCCTGAGACCTGTCTCTTCTAGGCCACAGGAGACTGTGCAGGCACAGTCCTCCAGGCTGCTGCTGTTACACCCCACTGCTCCCTCAGAGGCTTTGGGCCTGCCAGACTtggacctctgcctccctgcctccagcacGCCCAGTGCCGACAGCCGTCCATCATGCATAGGAGCAGCTCCCCTAAGGCCTGTCTCTACTTCCAGCAGCTGGATTGGCAATCAGAGAAGAGTGACAGTGACAGAAGTGCTCAGAGAGCCAGCAAGACCTCAGTCCTCAGCCTTATACCCCCTACTCACCTTTGAGAGCCAACAGCAGCAAGTTGGTGGCTTTGAGGGGCCTGAACAAGACGAATTTGATAAAGTCCTGGCAAGCATGGAGTTGGAGGAGCCTGGCATGGAGCTGGAATGTGGAGTCAGCAGTGAGGCCATACCAATCCTGCCTGCCCAGCAGCAGGAGGGTTCAGTATTGGCTAAAAAAGCCCGGGTAGTTGATCTGAGTGGATCTTGCCAGAAGGGGCCTGTGCCTGCCACCCACAAAGCGGGTATCATGTCCGCCCAGGATGAGTCTCTAGATCCTGTCATCCAATGTAGGACTCCACGACCCCCCTTGAGACCTGGTGCTGTGGGTCACCTTCCTGTTCCAACTGCCTTAACAGTTCCCACTCAGCAACCCCACTGGGAAGTCTGTCCACAACGCTCCCCTGTTCAAGCACTTCAGCCTCTCCAAGCTGCTAGAGGGACCATTCAGAGCAGCCTTCAAAATCGTTTCCCTTGTCAGCCATTCCAGTCTCCAAGTTCCTGGTTAAGTGGCAAAGCTCATTTACCCAGACCTCGAACTCCCAACTCAAGCTGTTCTACTCCCTCAAGGACTAGCTCTGGATTATTTCCTCGGATACCCTTACAACCCCAAGCTCCAGTGTCTTCCATTGGGTCTCCTGTTGGTACCCCAAAAGGTCCCCATTCCTCCCTGGGTCCCCAGGGAGCTCTGCAGACACCCATAGTCACCAACCACCTGGTGCAGCTAGTCACTGCTGCCAGCCGGACACCCCAGCAGCCCACCCATCCCTCCACCCGAGCCAAAACTCGCCGTTTCCCCGGCCCAGCTGGGATCCTGCCTCACCAG AGTGGGAGAAGTCTGGAGGATATCATGGTTTCCGCGCCCCAAACTCCGACCCATGGTGCTCTGGCTAAATTCCAGACAGAG ATTGTTGCTAGTTCCCAGGCATCTGTGGAGGAGGATTTTGGGCGAGGGCCCTGGCTGACCATGAAATCCGCGCTAGGCCTGGATGAGAGAGACCCTAGCTGCTTCCTCTGTACCTACAGCATTGTCATGGTGCTGCGCAAG GCAGCCCTGAAGCAGCTTCCTAGGAACAAGGTCCCCAACATGGCGGTGATGATCAAGTCCCTGACTCGGAGCACAATGGACGCCAGTGTGGTTTTCAAGGACCCCACGG GAGAGATGCAGGGGACGGTGCACAGGTTGCTGCTGGAGACGCGCCAGAATGAGCTGAAGCCTGGCTCAGTGCTGCTGCTGAAGCAG ATTGGAGTGTTTTCTCCTTCACTTCGAAATCACTACCTCAACGTGACACCCAACAACCTGGTCCATATTTACAGCCCGGATTCTGGGGATGGGAGCTTCCTCAAGCCATCTCAGCCCTTCCCCAAG GATTCAGGGAGCTTCCAGCATGATGTGGCTGCAAAGCCCGAGGAAGGCTTCAGAACAGCAcagaacctggaggcagaggcgtCCCCTGAGGAAGAACTCCCAGAAGCAG
- the HROB gene encoding homologous recombination OB-fold protein isoform X5 codes for MACSLQKLFAVEEEFEDEDFLSAVEDAENRFTGSLPVNAGRLRPVSSRPQETVQAQSSRLLLLHPTAPSEALGLPDLDLCLPASSTPSADSRPSCIGAAPLRPVSTSSSWIGNQRRVTVTEVLREPARPQSSALYPLLTFESQQQQVGGFEGPEQDEFDKVLASMELEEPGMELECGVSSEAIPILPAQQQEGSVLAKKARVVDLSGSCQKGPVPATHKAGIMSAQDESLDPVIQCRTPRPPLRPGAVGHLPVPTALTVPTQQPHWEVCPQRSPVQALQPLQAARGTIQSSLQNRFPCQPFQSPSSWLSGKAHLPRPRTPNSSCSTPSRTSSGLFPRIPLQPQAPVSSIGSPVGTPKGPHSSLGPQGALQTPIVTNHLVQLVTAASRTPQQPTHPSTRAKTRRFPGPAGILPHQQSGRSLEDIMVSAPQTPTHGALAKFQTEIVASSQASVEEDFGRGPWLTMKSALGLDERDPSCFLCTYSIVMVLRKQAALKQLPRNKVPNMAVMIKSLTRSTMDASVVFKDPTGEMQGTVHRLLLETRQNELKPGSVLLLKQIGVFSPSLRNHYLNVTPNNLVHIYSPDSGDGSFLKPSQPFPKDSGSFQHDVAAKPEEGFRTAQNLEAEASPEEELPEADDLDGLLSELPEDFFCGTSS; via the exons gcgTGCAGTTTGCAGAAGCTGTTTGCTGTGGAAGAGGAGTTTGAAGATGAG GATTTCTTGTCTGCTGTGGAGGATGCAGAGAACCGGTTTACTGGCTCACTGCCTGTGAATGCTGGGCGCCTGAGACCTGTCTCTTCTAGGCCACAGGAGACTGTGCAGGCACAGTCCTCCAGGCTGCTGCTGTTACACCCCACTGCTCCCTCAGAGGCTTTGGGCCTGCCAGACTtggacctctgcctccctgcctccagcacGCCCAGTGCCGACAGCCGTCCATCATGCATAGGAGCAGCTCCCCTAAGGCCTGTCTCTACTTCCAGCAGCTGGATTGGCAATCAGAGAAGAGTGACAGTGACAGAAGTGCTCAGAGAGCCAGCAAGACCTCAGTCCTCAGCCTTATACCCCCTACTCACCTTTGAGAGCCAACAGCAGCAAGTTGGTGGCTTTGAGGGGCCTGAACAAGACGAATTTGATAAAGTCCTGGCAAGCATGGAGTTGGAGGAGCCTGGCATGGAGCTGGAATGTGGAGTCAGCAGTGAGGCCATACCAATCCTGCCTGCCCAGCAGCAGGAGGGTTCAGTATTGGCTAAAAAAGCCCGGGTAGTTGATCTGAGTGGATCTTGCCAGAAGGGGCCTGTGCCTGCCACCCACAAAGCGGGTATCATGTCCGCCCAGGATGAGTCTCTAGATCCTGTCATCCAATGTAGGACTCCACGACCCCCCTTGAGACCTGGTGCTGTGGGTCACCTTCCTGTTCCAACTGCCTTAACAGTTCCCACTCAGCAACCCCACTGGGAAGTCTGTCCACAACGCTCCCCTGTTCAAGCACTTCAGCCTCTCCAAGCTGCTAGAGGGACCATTCAGAGCAGCCTTCAAAATCGTTTCCCTTGTCAGCCATTCCAGTCTCCAAGTTCCTGGTTAAGTGGCAAAGCTCATTTACCCAGACCTCGAACTCCCAACTCAAGCTGTTCTACTCCCTCAAGGACTAGCTCTGGATTATTTCCTCGGATACCCTTACAACCCCAAGCTCCAGTGTCTTCCATTGGGTCTCCTGTTGGTACCCCAAAAGGTCCCCATTCCTCCCTGGGTCCCCAGGGAGCTCTGCAGACACCCATAGTCACCAACCACCTGGTGCAGCTAGTCACTGCTGCCAGCCGGACACCCCAGCAGCCCACCCATCCCTCCACCCGAGCCAAAACTCGCCGTTTCCCCGGCCCAGCTGGGATCCTGCCTCACCAG CAGAGTGGGAGAAGTCTGGAGGATATCATGGTTTCCGCGCCCCAAACTCCGACCCATGGTGCTCTGGCTAAATTCCAGACAGAG ATTGTTGCTAGTTCCCAGGCATCTGTGGAGGAGGATTTTGGGCGAGGGCCCTGGCTGACCATGAAATCCGCGCTAGGCCTGGATGAGAGAGACCCTAGCTGCTTCCTCTGTACCTACAGCATTGTCATGGTGCTGCGCAAG CAGGCAGCCCTGAAGCAGCTTCCTAGGAACAAGGTCCCCAACATGGCGGTGATGATCAAGTCCCTGACTCGGAGCACAATGGACGCCAGTGTGGTTTTCAAGGACCCCACGG GAGAGATGCAGGGGACGGTGCACAGGTTGCTGCTGGAGACGCGCCAGAATGAGCTGAAGCCTGGCTCAGTGCTGCTGCTGAAGCAG ATTGGAGTGTTTTCTCCTTCACTTCGAAATCACTACCTCAACGTGACACCCAACAACCTGGTCCATATTTACAGCCCGGATTCTGGGGATGGGAGCTTCCTCAAGCCATCTCAGCCCTTCCCCAAG GATTCAGGGAGCTTCCAGCATGATGTGGCTGCAAAGCCCGAGGAAGGCTTCAGAACAGCAcagaacctggaggcagaggcgtCCCCTGAGGAAGAACTCCCAGAAGCAG